One window of the Paenibacillus beijingensis genome contains the following:
- a CDS encoding Rrf2 family transcriptional regulator: MKISSRFTVGVHILSLVSIQQSKVLCTSEWIAGSVNTNPVVIRKIMGMLKKAGLLEIRRGTGGAFLRKPLSEIKLLDIYKAVEVVEEGELFQFHDHPNPDCPVGANIGAVLEIVLLRAQEAMEQVLANIYLDDIVTSLNKKIGI; this comes from the coding sequence ATCAAGATCAGCAGCCGGTTTACCGTAGGCGTTCATATTTTATCGCTTGTTTCGATTCAGCAGTCCAAGGTGCTCTGCACATCCGAGTGGATCGCGGGTAGCGTTAATACGAATCCGGTCGTCATCCGCAAAATTATGGGAATGCTGAAAAAGGCCGGTCTGCTCGAAATACGCCGGGGAACAGGAGGCGCCTTTCTTCGCAAGCCGCTGAGTGAGATTAAACTGCTCGATATTTATAAAGCGGTTGAAGTGGTGGAGGAAGGAGAGCTGTTTCAGTTCCATGATCACCCCAATCCGGATTGTCCGGTCGGCGCCAACATTGGAGCGGTGCTCGAGATCGTGCTGCTGCGCGCGCAGGAAGCGATGGAACAGGTTCTGGCAAACATTTACCTGGATGATATCGTCACCTCCTTAAACAAAAAAATCGGCATCTGA
- a CDS encoding DsbA family oxidoreductase: MSLKISVYSDYVCPFCYLAKAPFEEAIRGKDVEVEWKPFELRPSPAPQLDPVNDPQKRAAWDSYIAPAAAKWGVEMKLPNVSPHPYTGLAFEGFHFAAAKGKGEAYNNRIFKAFFQEEQNIGELDILTRLAGEIGLDEAEFRQALQAGTYRDAQREALQHAFEEARITAVPTFIIGEERLQGAAGKDVFEQVLAKELSKRTADAPAGLSCDVNGSC, from the coding sequence ATGTCATTGAAAATAAGCGTCTATTCCGATTATGTTTGTCCGTTCTGTTATCTGGCTAAAGCTCCTTTTGAGGAAGCGATTCGCGGAAAAGACGTGGAAGTGGAATGGAAGCCGTTCGAGCTTCGTCCAAGTCCCGCTCCGCAACTGGATCCGGTTAACGATCCCCAAAAACGGGCCGCGTGGGATTCCTATATCGCGCCTGCAGCTGCAAAGTGGGGCGTAGAGATGAAGCTGCCGAACGTTTCGCCGCATCCATATACCGGTTTGGCGTTCGAGGGGTTCCATTTTGCCGCAGCAAAGGGAAAAGGCGAAGCTTACAACAACCGGATTTTCAAAGCCTTTTTTCAGGAGGAGCAAAATATTGGAGAGCTCGATATTTTGACTCGACTGGCGGGAGAAATCGGTTTGGATGAAGCGGAATTTCGGCAGGCGCTGCAAGCAGGGACTTATCGGGACGCTCAGCGGGAGGCGCTTCAGCATGCCTTCGAGGAAGCCCGAATAACGGCCGTTCCTACCTTTATCATCGGCGAAGAACGATTGCAGGGCGCCGCAGGCAAGGACGTGTTCGAGCAAGTGCTCGCGAAGGAATTGAGCAAACGGACTGCGGATGCGCCGGCTGGCCTGAGCTGCGACGTGAATGGCAGCTGCTAA
- a CDS encoding NAD(P)-dependent oxidoreductase, translating to MKIGIIGASGKAGSLILKEAVSRGHEVTAIVRDAAKADAESAAVLEKDIFALTAADIQPFDVVVNAFGAPLGQEHLHVEAGRVLIGALQGAPATKLIVVGGAGSLYVDEAKIVRLVDTPEFPEIFKATATNQLTNLDELISSTGIKWTFISPSAYFNPEGKRTGTYTKGKDHLLVNAKGESYVSYADYAIAVVDEIEHPQHENERFTLVSEAE from the coding sequence ATGAAAATCGGAATTATCGGAGCAAGCGGCAAAGCCGGAAGCCTTATTTTGAAGGAAGCGGTATCCAGAGGGCACGAAGTGACGGCAATCGTTCGGGACGCGGCCAAAGCGGATGCCGAATCGGCGGCGGTTCTCGAAAAGGATATTTTTGCATTAACGGCAGCCGATATTCAGCCGTTTGACGTGGTCGTCAACGCTTTCGGAGCGCCACTCGGGCAGGAGCATCTTCATGTCGAAGCGGGACGCGTATTAATCGGCGCGCTGCAGGGAGCACCCGCTACGAAATTGATCGTCGTTGGGGGAGCGGGAAGCTTATATGTCGACGAAGCGAAGATCGTCCGTTTGGTCGATACGCCGGAGTTCCCTGAAATATTCAAGGCAACCGCCACAAACCAATTAACAAATCTGGATGAACTGATCAGCTCGACCGGCATCAAGTGGACGTTTATTAGCCCGTCAGCCTATTTCAATCCGGAGGGCAAGCGTACGGGAACGTACACGAAAGGCAAAGACCATCTGCTTGTCAATGCGAAAGGCGAAAGCTACGTCAGCTACGCCGACTATGCCATTGCCGTCGTCGATGAGATTGAACACCCGCAGCACGAGAATGAACGATTCACGCTCGTTTCTGAAGCTGAATAG
- a CDS encoding alpha/beta hydrolase — translation MKKPTILFIHGAFMTPKSWDPMIRYFTAKGYPTLAPAWPFHEQEPAVLRADPSPLLSRITLELLTEHYAKIIRALPEKPILIGHSFGGLLTQLLMDRDLGLMGIAIDPAAPRGIIAGTYPTVVKSVGSILSKPWRKTGMLSLKEFKYSFVHTLPKAEQELAYEQHVVPETSRIFFQAALSALSPKSPAAVNFNNGNRGPLLIIAGEFDRIVPAAMVRKNYRLYKSGAVTDFKEFPGRTHWIIAQPGWEEVADYIEAWMVGQGAYL, via the coding sequence ATGAAAAAACCGACGATTCTTTTTATTCATGGAGCTTTTATGACTCCCAAATCCTGGGATCCGATGATCCGTTATTTTACGGCAAAGGGTTATCCTACTCTGGCTCCTGCATGGCCGTTTCATGAACAAGAGCCGGCAGTACTGCGGGCAGATCCATCTCCGCTATTAAGCCGGATCACATTGGAACTGCTGACGGAACATTATGCCAAAATTATACGCGCGCTGCCCGAAAAACCGATTCTGATCGGCCATTCCTTCGGCGGGCTGCTGACGCAGCTGCTCATGGACCGGGATCTCGGACTGATGGGAATTGCCATCGACCCGGCCGCACCCCGGGGCATCATCGCCGGCACCTATCCGACCGTTGTCAAATCGGTAGGAAGTATCCTGTCCAAACCGTGGCGCAAAACCGGGATGCTGTCGTTAAAGGAATTCAAGTACTCTTTTGTCCATACGTTGCCGAAGGCTGAGCAGGAGCTGGCTTACGAGCAGCACGTCGTACCGGAGACGAGCCGGATCTTTTTTCAAGCCGCACTGTCGGCACTCAGTCCAAAAAGTCCGGCTGCGGTCAATTTCAATAACGGAAACCGCGGGCCGCTGCTGATCATCGCCGGAGAGTTTGACCGCATTGTCCCCGCTGCGATGGTCCGCAAAAATTATCGTCTGTACAAGTCCGGGGCCGTGACGGATTTCAAGGAATTCCCCGGCCGCACGCACTGGATCATTGCGCAGCCGGGCTGGGAAGAAGTGGCCGATTACATCGAAGCTTGGATGGTCGGGCAAGGAGCCTATCTTTAA
- a CDS encoding TetR/AcrR family transcriptional regulator — protein sequence MNRAEQIVSVAHRLMLERGYSAFSYADIADVIGIQKASIHYHFPSKDNLVQKVVQHYRGGVRSNLSQLDSLTDDPRKKLEHYLNYWNACLQDKAIDICLCAQLASEIPILPEEVRGEVQAHFQELTGWIANLLREASEAKQYERSGRSFEEDAAMILAAVHGGMLAARTFNDGTQFQAISSQILDQLNAARSGKEK from the coding sequence ATGAACCGAGCGGAGCAAATCGTGAGCGTAGCTCACCGACTGATGCTTGAAAGGGGGTACAGCGCGTTCAGCTACGCGGACATTGCGGATGTCATCGGCATCCAGAAGGCCAGCATCCATTATCATTTTCCTTCAAAGGATAACCTGGTGCAGAAGGTCGTTCAGCATTACCGCGGCGGGGTGCGAAGCAACTTATCGCAGCTTGACTCGTTAACCGATGATCCGCGCAAGAAGCTGGAACATTACCTGAACTATTGGAACGCATGTCTGCAGGACAAGGCGATTGATATTTGTCTATGCGCACAGCTTGCATCCGAAATTCCGATTTTACCGGAAGAAGTCCGCGGCGAAGTTCAAGCGCATTTCCAGGAATTAACCGGATGGATTGCCAATTTGCTTCGGGAAGCTTCCGAGGCCAAGCAGTATGAACGATCCGGCCGCTCCTTTGAAGAAGATGCTGCGATGATTTTGGCCGCCGTTCACGGAGGAATGCTTGCCGCGAGAACGTTTAATGACGGAACCCAATTTCAGGCTATTTCCAGCCAAATATTAGATCAACTAAACGCGGCACGTTCCGGTAAAGAGAAGTAA
- a CDS encoding acetate/propionate family kinase, whose product MNILVIHSGSSSLHYQLLDMPSEAWIVKGSIERIGTGDALYTSQRRDGAVGMETRELADHDAAVSFLLRVLSDRADGAVQSVHDIHAVGHRIAHGGEFFKSAVLIDGDVKIKIKQLYDLAPLHNPPQMKGVSAVQKYLADTPQVAVFDSAFHQTMPSRAYRYAIPNALYRKHGIRKYGFHGSTHEYVSRRAAGMLNVPLEQLKIVSCHIGNEASCTAVEFGRSVDTSMGMTPLEGLMTGTQSGDLDPAVLLFLMRKEDLTANEISSLLHKHSGLSGISGISGDVPELIAAAGGGNSSAQLALDMYEYRIIKYIGAYAAAMNGIDALVFTGDVGEGCAAMRARICRQLSYAGIRLDDAMNGTGPFGEGEPPAPAEQVISSADSGVSVLVIPADEALLIARKTYELLRERTKN is encoded by the coding sequence ATGAACATTCTCGTCATTCATTCCGGGAGCTCATCGCTTCATTATCAATTGTTAGATATGCCCAGTGAGGCATGGATCGTCAAAGGGAGCATCGAACGCATCGGTACGGGTGACGCTCTCTATACCTCACAACGGCGTGACGGTGCAGTCGGAATGGAAACGCGGGAGCTGGCCGATCATGATGCGGCGGTCTCTTTTTTGCTGCGCGTGTTATCGGACCGGGCCGACGGCGCCGTTCAAAGCGTGCATGACATTCATGCTGTCGGGCACCGCATCGCGCACGGCGGCGAATTTTTCAAATCGGCGGTTCTGATCGACGGAGATGTGAAGATCAAGATTAAGCAGCTGTACGATCTTGCGCCGCTTCACAATCCTCCGCAAATGAAAGGGGTCTCCGCGGTCCAAAAATATTTGGCGGACACGCCCCAGGTCGCCGTTTTCGATAGCGCTTTTCATCAAACGATGCCGTCCCGGGCTTATCGATATGCCATTCCGAACGCGCTGTACCGCAAACACGGCATCCGGAAATACGGCTTCCACGGAAGCACGCATGAGTACGTCAGCCGCAGGGCGGCCGGAATGCTGAACGTTCCTCTGGAACAATTGAAAATCGTATCGTGCCATATCGGGAACGAAGCGAGCTGCACCGCGGTTGAGTTCGGCCGTTCGGTCGATACGAGCATGGGCATGACGCCTTTGGAAGGCTTGATGACCGGAACGCAATCCGGCGATCTCGATCCTGCGGTTCTTCTGTTTCTGATGAGGAAAGAAGATCTGACGGCGAACGAAATCAGCTCCCTGCTCCATAAACATAGCGGACTGTCAGGCATTTCCGGCATTAGCGGCGACGTTCCAGAATTAATCGCAGCGGCCGGCGGCGGCAATTCGTCCGCACAGCTTGCATTGGATATGTATGAGTACCGGATAATCAAATATATCGGCGCCTATGCGGCGGCGATGAACGGGATCGACGCGCTCGTATTTACCGGAGACGTTGGAGAGGGCTGCGCCGCCATGCGCGCCCGAATTTGCCGGCAGCTGTCCTACGCCGGTATCCGGCTCGACGATGCGATGAACGGGACCGGTCCTTTCGGAGAAGGCGAGCCGCCGGCTCCGGCGGAACAAGTCATTTCTTCGGCCGACTCGGGCGTGAGCGTGCTTGTCATTCCCGCAGATGAAGCGCTGTTGATCGCCCGAAAAACGTATGAGCTGCTTCGAGAACGAACTAAAAATTAG
- a CDS encoding formate/nitrite transporter family protein yields MGFAKPEQIAQLAVEAGVKKANMPLRSQIPLGFAAGAFIALGFLLAIRVSAALPAEWGGLNSLLGAAVFPLGLILCLAAGGELLTGNMMALPMACYAGKVSVRRWLANWAVITAGNFLGALYIAYLFGHLGGMTEHGPYLARTALLARSKLDEPLGIAFISGIGCNWLVSSAVWMAYGSKDGAGMIAAVWFPTMAFVALGFQHVVANMFLLPAAIMAGQATWLEYARNFVPVYLGNAAGGCLFVAGIYGTAYLKKD; encoded by the coding sequence ATGGGCTTCGCGAAACCGGAACAGATCGCACAGCTTGCCGTGGAGGCAGGCGTCAAAAAAGCAAACATGCCGCTCCGCTCTCAAATCCCGCTCGGATTCGCAGCCGGCGCCTTTATCGCGCTCGGGTTTCTGCTCGCGATCCGCGTCAGCGCAGCTCTGCCTGCCGAATGGGGGGGCCTTAACAGCTTGCTCGGGGCCGCCGTGTTTCCGCTCGGTCTCATTCTTTGCCTCGCAGCCGGAGGCGAGCTGCTGACCGGCAACATGATGGCGCTGCCGATGGCCTGTTACGCTGGCAAGGTGTCCGTCAGGCGCTGGCTCGCCAATTGGGCGGTCATTACGGCCGGCAATTTTCTGGGCGCTCTGTACATCGCTTATTTATTCGGACATTTGGGCGGTATGACGGAGCACGGCCCCTACTTGGCGAGAACGGCGCTGCTGGCCCGCAGCAAGCTGGACGAACCGCTGGGCATCGCCTTCATCTCGGGGATCGGGTGCAACTGGCTCGTGTCGTCGGCGGTGTGGATGGCTTACGGTTCCAAGGATGGGGCGGGAATGATTGCGGCGGTCTGGTTTCCAACGATGGCGTTCGTGGCGCTTGGCTTCCAGCATGTCGTCGCCAACATGTTCCTGCTGCCGGCCGCGATTATGGCAGGGCAGGCGACTTGGCTGGAATATGCGCGAAATTTCGTACCCGTGTACTTGGGCAACGCCGCGGGCGGATGCTTGTTTGTAGCCGGAATTTACGGGACGGCTTACTTGAAAAAAGACTGA
- a CDS encoding Crp/Fnr family transcriptional regulator, giving the protein MRNGQRGTTLIEETAAALNSGIATFFSEENMERLQGVMYAKSARAGSYLFWEGDAADKLYYVKKGQVRITKSADNGRTLTLYLHLQGDLFGQVDPFRDSVHGFNAEVTEDSEIGIIQQKDLEVLLWQHGDLAIEFMKFMGLMHRRTQTKFRDLMMFGKPGALCSLLIRLGNTYGQPGDNGIIIGMKMTNTEMADMIGTTRENVNRMLSDMKKEDVISMEEGHIVIRNLNYLRDICRCESCPKEICRM; this is encoded by the coding sequence ATGAGGAACGGACAAAGGGGCACCACGCTGATCGAAGAAACGGCCGCTGCTTTGAACAGCGGAATTGCGACGTTTTTTTCAGAGGAAAATATGGAGCGGCTGCAAGGGGTCATGTATGCGAAATCGGCTCGGGCCGGTTCGTATCTGTTCTGGGAAGGCGATGCGGCGGACAAATTGTATTATGTGAAAAAAGGCCAGGTGCGCATCACAAAATCGGCTGACAACGGCCGTACGCTGACGCTGTATTTGCATCTGCAGGGCGATTTGTTCGGGCAGGTCGATCCGTTCCGCGATTCCGTGCACGGATTTAACGCCGAAGTGACGGAAGACAGCGAAATCGGCATCATTCAGCAAAAGGATCTTGAAGTACTGCTGTGGCAGCACGGGGATTTGGCGATCGAGTTTATGAAGTTTATGGGGCTGATGCACCGGCGAACGCAGACGAAATTCCGCGATCTGATGATGTTCGGAAAGCCGGGGGCGCTCTGCTCGCTTCTGATCCGCCTCGGCAATACGTACGGGCAGCCGGGCGACAACGGTATTATAATCGGGATGAAAATGACCAATACCGAGATGGCGGACATGATCGGCACGACCCGGGAAAATGTGAACCGGATGCTGAGCGATATGAAGAAGGAGGACGTCATCTCCATGGAAGAAGGACATATCGTCATTCGCAACCTCAATTATTTAAGAGATATTTGCCGCTGCGAAAGCTGTCCGAAAGAAATTTGCCGGATGTAG
- a CDS encoding GAF domain-containing protein, whose product MNKISTGQWMTQELERLCLSSDSDFGAFAQPVESDRLMRWTCEAGSRNRRISQMTVKPGVGAAGMALRLGRPYIVNGIGNDSAVRECPVMLAEKLLSAVAMPIPALTGHSAGGVLLLGRRSGLNYGEEDVRLLSAHIPGLLETMRAGLQK is encoded by the coding sequence TTGAATAAGATCTCAACCGGCCAATGGATGACGCAGGAGCTGGAGCGGCTCTGTTTGAGTTCGGACAGCGATTTCGGGGCATTCGCCCAGCCGGTTGAATCCGATCGGCTTATGAGGTGGACCTGTGAAGCGGGGAGCCGGAACCGGCGCATCAGCCAAATGACGGTCAAGCCAGGCGTCGGAGCGGCGGGAATGGCGCTGCGTCTCGGAAGACCTTACATCGTGAACGGCATCGGGAACGATTCTGCGGTCCGCGAATGTCCGGTCATGCTGGCCGAGAAGCTGCTATCGGCGGTCGCCATGCCGATTCCGGCGCTGACGGGGCACTCTGCGGGAGGCGTTCTGCTGCTGGGGAGAAGGAGCGGCTTGAACTATGGGGAGGAGGATGTGCGGCTTCTGTCCGCGCATATTCCCGGGCTGCTCGAAACGATGCGCGCAGGGCTGCAGAAATAA
- a CDS encoding response regulator transcription factor, translated as MIKIIIVDDHAMVRSGLRMLLSGKEDIEVVGEASDGDEGIAAARQLNPDVVLMDLSMPHGKDGLTAASELKTELPGTAVLFLTMHDDDEYLFRAIHAGASGYVLKSAPHEELLTAIRSVAKGDPYLHPNATKRLMKEYTEGLRRGESADLFETLSEREKEVLEMTAKGYANKEIAEQLIISVKTVEAHKSNVMEKLGLKSRPELVKYAVKKGLLQFD; from the coding sequence ATGATCAAAATCATCATCGTGGACGACCATGCGATGGTCCGTTCCGGGCTGCGGATGCTGCTGAGCGGCAAAGAAGATATCGAAGTGGTCGGCGAAGCGTCCGACGGGGACGAAGGTATTGCGGCTGCGCGGCAGCTGAATCCGGACGTCGTGCTGATGGATTTGAGCATGCCGCACGGTAAGGACGGGCTTACGGCCGCTTCCGAGCTGAAGACGGAGCTTCCCGGTACGGCGGTACTTTTTTTGACGATGCATGACGACGACGAATATTTGTTCCGGGCCATTCATGCCGGAGCGTCCGGCTATGTGCTGAAGAGCGCTCCTCATGAGGAGCTGCTGACGGCGATCCGGTCGGTGGCGAAAGGCGATCCGTACCTGCATCCGAACGCGACCAAGAGGCTGATGAAGGAATATACGGAGGGTCTGAGGCGCGGCGAGAGCGCGGATCTGTTCGAAACGCTGTCCGAGCGCGAGAAGGAAGTGCTGGAGATGACCGCCAAAGGATACGCGAACAAAGAAATTGCCGAGCAGTTGATCATCAGCGTGAAAACGGTGGAAGCCCACAAAAGCAACGTCATGGAGAAGCTGGGTCTCAAATCGCGGCCCGAGCTTGTTAAATATGCGGTGAAAAAGGGGCTGCTGCAGTTTGACTAA
- a CDS encoding PAS domain S-box protein: MTKRRKITESEVIGQHVGSLLSKLDDNIADEAFRSELKQSLKQLTDVKFALDESSIVAVTDRSGKIEYVNDKFCEISKYEREELIGQDHRIINSGYHDKPFMQQLWQTILAGDVWFGEIKNRAKDGSYYWVSTTIVPFIGEDGRPYQFLAIRNEVTKLKKVEEQLQEMIGQVMRIQEDERRRFSRELHDGIGQSLFSLLIQIDGVMSAAESGEAQLGPIRETVAGIIEEVRGLAWEMRPSVLDDLGVVPAIRTYIDNYASHYGITVRFDCNLRKRLGVQAETAIYRIIQEALTNIAKYADVSEADVSIKETETEVVVRIADEGAGFDTAAPSKGVGRFSMEERARAAGGSLRIESSASRGTAVTVVIPKSGF; encoded by the coding sequence TTGACTAAACGGCGGAAAATAACGGAATCCGAGGTGATCGGCCAGCATGTCGGGTCGCTTCTGTCGAAGCTCGACGACAATATTGCCGACGAGGCGTTCCGCAGCGAGCTGAAGCAGTCGCTCAAGCAGCTGACGGATGTCAAGTTCGCGCTGGACGAATCGTCGATCGTCGCCGTCACCGACCGCAGCGGGAAAATCGAGTACGTCAACGATAAATTTTGCGAAATATCGAAGTATGAGCGCGAAGAGCTGATCGGGCAGGATCACCGGATCATCAATTCGGGCTATCATGACAAGCCGTTCATGCAGCAGCTGTGGCAGACGATTCTCGCAGGGGACGTTTGGTTCGGCGAAATCAAAAACCGGGCCAAAGACGGCAGCTACTACTGGGTCAGCACGACCATTGTCCCGTTTATCGGCGAAGACGGCCGTCCGTATCAGTTTCTTGCGATCCGCAACGAAGTGACGAAGCTGAAGAAGGTCGAGGAACAGCTGCAGGAAATGATCGGACAGGTGATGCGCATCCAGGAGGATGAGCGGCGCCGGTTTTCGCGCGAGCTGCACGACGGCATCGGCCAAAGCTTATTTTCGCTGCTGATCCAGATTGACGGGGTTATGTCGGCCGCGGAAAGCGGAGAAGCGCAGCTTGGGCCGATCCGGGAGACGGTGGCGGGCATCATCGAGGAAGTGCGCGGTCTTGCCTGGGAGATGCGGCCGTCCGTACTGGACGATCTCGGCGTTGTGCCGGCGATCCGGACGTATATCGACAATTACGCTTCCCATTACGGGATAACGGTACGTTTTGACTGCAATCTGCGCAAAAGGCTAGGCGTCCAGGCGGAAACTGCCATATATCGGATCATTCAGGAGGCGCTGACCAACATCGCCAAATATGCGGACGTATCGGAGGCGGACGTCTCGATTAAAGAGACGGAAACGGAAGTCGTCGTCCGAATCGCCGATGAGGGCGCTGGTTTCGATACGGCGGCTCCATCCAAAGGCGTCGGGCGGTTCAGCATGGAAGAGCGGGCCCGCGCCGCCGGCGGCAGCCTGCGGATCGAATCTTCCGCGAGCCGGGGGACCGCCGTGACGGTTGTTATACCGAAGTCCGGGTTCTGA
- a CDS encoding acyltransferase family protein, producing MTKIGPEAIEHSYMMNVKYVLITLVITANMLEPVISRHAGAMAVYETIYTFHIPMFAFAMGYSAQDYRQEGRASKALTAIAYQYIVFQSLYSLADASLFHAPGVVYSFFMPYSLLWFLCSHFCWRLLLPLFSRMKYALPTAVLLGVAAGYIPWEGGWVSLSRTFVFFPFFLAGFKARNFPRWQAAALRIRPFAVAAGFAVLAVFWLGPHIDPGWLYGSRTFAELGSTQWYAGLQRLGIYVLEAAASICFLACVPWSEGRLTGPGKRTLYVFLLQGFVIKAMLAAGLYDVIENERMAVPLLVAAAVLLALGLSRPQIERAGKRWIEPDFPALIAKLRTRFRTRTSV from the coding sequence TTGACGAAAATCGGGCCGGAAGCGATAGAGCACAGTTACATGATGAACGTGAAATACGTGCTGATTACACTTGTCATCACGGCGAATATGCTGGAGCCGGTCATCAGCCGGCATGCCGGAGCGATGGCAGTCTACGAAACGATCTATACGTTCCATATCCCGATGTTCGCCTTCGCAATGGGCTACTCGGCCCAAGATTACAGGCAGGAGGGGCGCGCAAGCAAGGCGCTGACTGCGATCGCCTATCAATATATCGTCTTTCAAAGCTTGTATTCGCTTGCCGATGCATCTCTCTTCCATGCGCCGGGAGTCGTGTACTCCTTCTTCATGCCTTATTCGTTGCTGTGGTTTCTTTGCAGCCACTTCTGCTGGCGCCTGCTGCTGCCGCTGTTCTCCCGCATGAAATATGCCTTGCCCACAGCCGTGCTGCTGGGAGTCGCGGCCGGTTATATCCCGTGGGAAGGCGGCTGGGTCAGCTTGTCGCGAACGTTTGTGTTCTTCCCTTTCTTCCTTGCAGGGTTCAAAGCCCGCAACTTTCCGCGTTGGCAAGCGGCAGCGCTGCGAATCCGCCCCTTTGCCGTTGCAGCAGGTTTCGCTGTGCTCGCCGTCTTCTGGCTTGGGCCCCACATCGATCCGGGCTGGTTATACGGAAGCCGGACCTTCGCGGAACTCGGAAGTACGCAGTGGTATGCCGGGCTGCAGCGGCTCGGCATCTATGTGCTGGAAGCTGCGGCTTCCATCTGCTTTCTGGCCTGCGTTCCTTGGAGCGAAGGCAGGCTGACCGGCCCCGGCAAGCGGACGCTGTATGTTTTTCTGCTGCAAGGCTTTGTCATCAAGGCAATGTTGGCGGCAGGGCTGTATGACGTCATCGAAAATGAAAGGATGGCCGTACCGCTGCTCGTTGCAGCAGCCGTTCTGCTCGCGCTCGGTTTATCCCGGCCGCAAATCGAGCGGGCGGGCAAACGTTGGATCGAGCCCGATTTCCCGGCACTTATAGCGAAGCTCCGGACCCGTTTCAGAACCCGGACTTCGGTATAA
- a CDS encoding acetamidase/formamidase family protein, translating to MLLLARDTHIFSFSKHHTPVLNVISGSTVKFQTMDCFSNTIHSPDQSVEAIDYSRINPATGPVYIEGAEPGDVIKAEILEIRVAGQGVLASIPGIGTLTHTAESAIKILPIASGQTATFSEHIELDVRPMVGVIGVAPAGADIPCGHPGNHGGNMDATCITSGSSVYLPVNVSGALFALGDLHAAMGDGEICGVGIEVAGEVDVRLSVIKGAELDWPLVHRGNDWYTIASDHDLLTAIRLASESMQRLLVKEWELSNTEAYMLMGAAGDVQVNQACKPCSVESVVRFRMPQMKSLKPLIQE from the coding sequence TTGCTTCTTCTTGCAAGGGATACGCACATTTTCAGTTTCTCGAAACATCATACGCCTGTTCTGAACGTAATCAGCGGATCGACGGTCAAGTTTCAAACGATGGACTGTTTTTCGAATACGATCCATTCGCCGGACCAGTCCGTTGAAGCAATTGATTACTCCCGGATCAATCCCGCTACCGGACCCGTATACATTGAGGGTGCCGAGCCGGGCGATGTGATCAAGGCGGAAATTTTGGAGATCCGGGTGGCAGGCCAAGGCGTCCTCGCCTCCATTCCGGGCATCGGAACATTGACGCACACGGCGGAGAGCGCCATCAAGATCTTACCGATTGCGAGCGGTCAAACGGCTACATTCAGCGAACATATTGAATTGGACGTCCGGCCTATGGTCGGCGTCATCGGGGTGGCTCCTGCGGGAGCGGATATTCCGTGCGGACATCCCGGCAATCATGGCGGAAATATGGATGCGACTTGCATAACGTCCGGATCGAGCGTCTATTTGCCTGTCAACGTATCGGGCGCATTGTTTGCGCTTGGGGACTTACATGCGGCAATGGGGGATGGGGAAATATGCGGTGTCGGGATTGAAGTCGCCGGCGAGGTGGACGTCAGGCTCTCCGTGATCAAAGGAGCAGAACTTGATTGGCCGCTCGTGCACCGGGGCAATGATTGGTACACGATTGCCAGCGATCATGATTTGCTGACCGCCATTCGGCTCGCAAGCGAATCCATGCAGCGGCTTCTCGTCAAGGAGTGGGAGCTGTCAAACACGGAAGCGTATATGTTGATGGGAGCCGCGGGGGATGTGCAGGTTAACCAGGCTTGCAAACCTTGTTCCGTCGAATCTGTCGTTCGCTTCCGAATGCCTCAAATGAAATCATTGAAGCCATTAATTCAGGAGTAG